A window of the Gossypium hirsutum isolate 1008001.06 chromosome A03, Gossypium_hirsutum_v2.1, whole genome shotgun sequence genome harbors these coding sequences:
- the LOC107935053 gene encoding spermidine coumaroyl-CoA acyltransferase: protein MATHSSIMFSVDRKDIVFVKPSKPTPSHLLSLSTIDNDLNLEIMCHTVFVYQSNADFCTKGEEIKDPASIIKEALSNLLVFYYPLAGKMKRESDGKLRITCNTDDGVPFLVATANCKLSSLNYLDGIDVKTGKEFALDFPSESDDGYHPLVMQVTKFVCGGFTIALSLSHSVCDGFGAAQVFQALAELASGNNEPSVKPVWDRHLLVAKPIEAIPPYMLDKASSATSPFLPSTDIVHNCFYVTEDSIKALKMNLIKESKDETVTSLEVLSAYIWRARFRALKLNPDGKTMFSMAVGMRRTVKPPLPEGYYGNAFTAANASMTGKELNEGSLTKAVKQIKEGKKLATNNDYIWNLMSINEKLRELNMKFEAASGAIMVITDWRRLGLVEDIDFGWKGCVNMIPLPWNMFGYVDLVFLLPPCKLDQSMKGGARVLVSLPRAAIAKFREEMDALKHGDDAAGH from the coding sequence ATGGCAACCCACAGTAGCATCATGTTCTCAGTTGATAGAAAAGACATAGTGTTCGTTAAACCCTCCAAACCAACACCCTCACACCTTCTATCTCTCTCCACCATTGACAATGATCTTAACCTTGAGATCATGTGCCACACTGTTTTCGTATACCAATCAAATGCCGATTTTTGTACTAAGGGAGAAGAGATAAAAGATCCAGCTTCCATAATCAAGGAAGCTCTTTCTAACCTCTTGGTTTTTTACTATCCACTAGCAGGGAAGATGAAGAGGGAGAGCGATGGGAAACTTCGAATCACTTGCAATACTGATGATGGGGTGCCTTTCTTAGTAGCAACTGCAAATTGCAAGCTCTCTTCGTTGAATTACTTGGACGGCATAGACGTTAAAACTGGTAAAGAATTTGCATTGGATTTCCCATCAGAATCTGACGATGGTTATCACCCTTTAGTCATGCAGGTGACCAAGTTCGTATGTGGAGGGTTCACCATTGCTTTGAGCTTATCACACTCGGTTTGCGATGGCTTTGGTGCAGCTCAGGTCTTTCAAGCCTTGGCTGAGCTTGCAAGTGGTAACAACGAGCCCTCGGTTAAACCAGTATGGGATAGGCACTTACTGGTAGCCAAACCTATCGAAGCAATCCCTCCATATATGCTCGATAAGGCCTCGTCTGCAACTTCACCTTTTCTGCCATCTACTGACATAGTCCATAATTGCTTTTATGTAACCGAAGACAGCATAAAAGCCTTGAAAATGAATTTGATCAAAGAAAGCAAAGATGAAACAGTGACCAGCCTTGAGGTCCTATCCGCCTATATATGGAGAGCAAGGTTCAGAGCATTAAAATTGAACCCAGATGGAAAAACAATGTTCTCCATGGCTGTAGGTATGAGACGCACTGTGAAACCACCATTGCCTGAAGGATACTATGGCAATGCTTTCACCGCAGCAAATGCATCCATGACAGGGAAGGAACTCAATGAAGGGTCGCTCACAAAAGCTGTGAAACAAATCAAGGAGGGCAAAAAGCTTGCTACCAACAATGACTATATATGGAACTTGATGAGCATTAACGAGAAACTGAGGGAACTAAACATGAAGTTTGAAGCAGCCAGTGGTGCAATCATGGTGATAACAGACTGGAGACGGTTGGGTCTAGTGGAAGACATAGATTTTGGATGGAAAGGATGTGTGAACATGATACCATTGCCATGGAACATGTTTGGGTACGTGGATTTGGTGTTTTTATTGCCTCCTTGCAAACTGGACCAATCAATGAAAGGCGGAGCTAGGGTGTTGGTTTCCCTACCTAGGGCTGCTATTGCCAAATTCAGGGAAGAAATGGATGCTCTCAAGCATGGTGACGATGCTGCTGGCCATTAG